A genomic stretch from Panthera uncia isolate 11264 chromosome E3, Puncia_PCG_1.0, whole genome shotgun sequence includes:
- the LOC125928552 gene encoding zinc finger and SCAN domain-containing protein 21 isoform X1: MTKVLGMAAVRVPRPPRERGPVVVKDEEEEGKCLPSLEVFRQRFRQFGYHDTPGPREALSQLRVLCCEWLRPEIHTKEQILELLVLEQFLSILPQELQAWVQEHCPESAEEAVTLLEDLERELDEPGQQASPPPNEQKQMWEKRSSSGTAKFPSSVQPQSVETSHRCEAWEPLYIQETGEEQDFTPELKQSQDHKSNTQNEESTEKQKSSEESQEFKRDIIPVIIASKCESRLERQWVNLEKERGTKTPLLDKGSKKGRELVPTKPTPGERRYICAECGKAFSNSSNLTKHRRTHTGEKPYVCTKCGKAFSHSSNLTLHYRTHLVDRPYDCKCGKAFGQSSDLLKHQRMHTEEAPYQCKDCGKAFSGKGSLIRHYRIHTGEKPYQCNECGKSFSQHAGLSSHQRLHTGEKPYKCKECGKAFNHSSNFNKHHRIHTGEKPYWCNHCGKTFCSKSNLSKHQRVHTGEGEVL, from the exons ATGACCAAGGTTTTAGGCATGGCTGCAGTTCGGGTTCCTCGGCCTCCACGGGAGAGGGGGCCTGTGGTGGttaaagatgaggaagaggaagggaagtgCCTTCCTAGCCTGGAGGTGTTCCGCCAGCGCTTCCGGCAGTTTGGGTACCATGACACACCTGGCCCCCGGGAGGCCCTGAGCCAGCTCCGGGTGCTCTGCTGTGAGTGGCTGAGGCCCGAGATCCACACCAAGGAGCAGATCCTGGAGCTGCTGGTGCTGGAGCAGTTCCTGAGCATCCTGCCCCAGGAGCTCCAGGCCTGGGTGCAGGAGCACTGCCCGGAGAGCGCTGAAGAGGCCGTCACTCTCCTAGAAGATCTGGAGCGAGAACTGGACGAGCCAGGGCAGCAG GCCTCACCGCCTCCAAATGAGCAGAAACAGATGTGGGAGAAGAGGTCCTCTTCAGGAACGGCTAAGTTTCCAAGCAGTGTGCAGCCCCAGTCTGTGGAGACCAGTCACAGATGCGAAGCTTGGGAGCCCTTGTACATTCAGGAGACTGGGGAAGAGCAGGATTTCACTCCAGAGCTGAAACAGAGTCAAG ATCATAAATCGAACACCCAGAATGAGGAATcaacagagaagcagaaaagttCTGAAGAATCTCAAGAATTCAAAAGGGATATTATTCCTGTGATTATTGCCAGTAAATGTGAGTCCAGGTTAGAAAGGCAGTGGGTAAAccttgaaaaggaaagaggaacaaaaaCTCCTCTCCTAGACAAAGGTTCTAAGAAAGGCAGAGAATTGGTTCCCACTAAACCTACCCCAGGAGAGAGGCGTTACATTTGTGCCGAGTGTGGAAAGGCCTTTAGTAATAGCTCAAATCTTACTAAACACCGGAGAACACACACTGGGGAGAAACCATATGTGTGCACCaaatgtgggaaagctttcagcCACAGTTCAAACCTCACCCTTCATTACAGAACACACTTGGTGGACCGGCCCTATGACTGtaagtgtgggaaagcctttggTCAGAGCTCAGACCTCCTTAAACATCAGCGAATGCACACTGAAGAGGCACCATATCAGTGTAAAGAttgtgggaaagctttcagtgGTAAAGGCAGCCTCATTCGACACTACCGGATACACACTGGGGAGAAACCTTACCAGTGTAACGAGTGCGGGAAGAGCTTTAGTCAGCACGCGGGTCTTAGTTCACACCAGAGACtccacactggagagaagccaTATAAATGTAaggagtgtgggaaagccttcaacCACAGctcaaattttaataaacatcatAGAATCCATACTGGGGAGAAGCCCTATTGGTGTAATCATTGTGGAAAAACCTTCTGTAGTAAGTCCAATCTTTCCAAACATCAGAGGGTCCACACTGGAGAGGGAGAAGTGCTTTAA